The nucleotide sequence CGCAAAACGCTTGGGGAGAGGGCGTAAGACCTACATATCGTAGGCTGTCCTCGTCGAACCAAGAATCCCACCGGCTTTAGCCGTGGGAGTGTCAACTCTGGGCTCGCCCCCTATTCCCAGCCGGAGACCCGGGGCTTCACCGTGACGACTCCTCGGACGGAAGTCCGAGGCTTCTCGGTTCTCATGGGACGGCCCACGCCGTACCCATCCCCGAAGGCTCCGTCCGAGCCCGTGCCAGGATGTTCAGCGCGGCGGCCACGTCCCTGTGCAGAAACGTCCCGCATTGGGGGCAAGTGGACACCCGCATCCAGAGGGGGCGCTTCTCTCTGTGGCCGCACACCGGGCAGTCCTGGCTGGTGTGCCTGGGGTCTACCCCCACGACCCGCCTACCAGCCTCCTCCGCTTTGTAGGCGAGGGTTTGGAGAAACTGCGCCAAGCCCGCGTCCAGCACCCCCTTGGCGGTACGGCTGCGGGCCAAGCCGAGGATGTTCAGGTCTTCGTGAACGATGGTGCCATAGCGGTTGACCAACCTCCTGGCCAGCTTGTGGTGGAAGTCTCTGCGCTGGTTGGCGATTTTGCGGTAGAGCCGCGCCAGGCGCCTTCTGGCCTTCTCGCGGCGCCGGCTGCCCCGCTTCTTGCGGGCAAGGCTG is from Thermus islandicus DSM 21543 and encodes:
- a CDS encoding RNA-guided endonuclease InsQ/TnpB family protein; protein product: MKGVRNVGFRRVKRGENPGYPRFKGKGRYDSFTFPQAGTTGVKLQEGGKRVLLYGLGSVKVKLHRPLEGKLKTATVKREGEHWYIVFTCEVEPRPLPPNDGVVGIDLGTNPHFLVTSEGERVEAPRYFQKAQAKLAAAQRSLARKKRGSRRREKARRRLARLYRKIANQRRDFHHKLARRLVNRYGTIVHEDLNILGLARSRTAKGVLDAGLAQFLQTLAYKAEEAGRRVVGVDPRHTSQDCPVCGHREKRPLWMRVSTCPQCGTFLHRDVAAALNILARARTEPSGMGTAWAVP